A DNA window from Enterobacter asburiae contains the following coding sequences:
- the yejK gene encoding nucleoid-associated protein YejK, which produces MSLEINQIALHQLIKRDEQTLEVVLRDSLLEPTATVVEMMAELHRVYSAKNKAYGLFSEESELADSLRLQRQGEEDFLAFSRAATGRLRDELAKYPFADGGIVLFCHYRYLAVEYLLVTVLNNLSSMRVNEQLDISSTHYLDINHADIVARIDLTEWETNPESTRYLTFLKGRVGRKVADFFMDFLGASEGLNAKAQNKGLLQAVDDFTAEAQLDKSERQTVRQQVYSYCNEQLQAGEEIELESLSKELAGVSEVSFQEFTAEKGYELEESFPADRSTLRQLTKFAGSGGGLTINFDAMLLGERIFWDPATDTLTIKGTPPNLRDQLQRRTSGGK; this is translated from the coding sequence ATGAGTCTGGAAATCAACCAGATTGCCTTGCACCAGCTTATCAAGCGTGATGAGCAAACCCTTGAAGTGGTGCTGCGCGATTCGTTACTGGAACCCACGGCGACCGTGGTGGAGATGATGGCAGAGCTGCATCGCGTCTACAGTGCCAAAAATAAAGCCTATGGCCTGTTCAGCGAAGAGAGTGAACTGGCCGATAGCCTGCGCCTGCAGCGTCAGGGCGAAGAGGATTTCCTGGCGTTTAGCCGCGCCGCCACCGGGCGTCTGCGCGACGAGCTGGCGAAATATCCGTTCGCCGACGGCGGGATCGTGCTGTTCTGCCACTATCGCTACCTGGCGGTCGAGTATCTGCTGGTTACCGTGCTGAATAACTTAAGCAGCATGCGCGTGAACGAGCAGCTGGATATCAGCTCAACGCATTATCTGGATATCAACCATGCGGATATCGTGGCGCGTATTGATTTAACCGAATGGGAAACTAACCCGGAGTCGACCCGCTACCTGACTTTCCTGAAAGGGCGCGTGGGCCGCAAAGTGGCGGATTTCTTTATGGATTTCCTCGGTGCCAGCGAAGGTCTTAACGCCAAAGCGCAGAACAAAGGGCTGCTCCAGGCGGTTGACGACTTCACGGCTGAAGCGCAGCTCGATAAATCTGAGCGCCAGACCGTGCGCCAGCAGGTTTACAGCTACTGCAACGAACAGCTGCAGGCAGGGGAGGAGATCGAGCTGGAGTCCCTGTCAAAAGAGCTGGCGGGCGTCAGCGAAGTCAGCTTCCAGGAATTCACCGCGGAGAAAGGCTATGAGCTTGAAGAGAGCTTCCCGGCGGATCGCAGTACGCTGCGTCAGTTAACCAAGTTTGCCGGCAGCGGCGGTGGGTTAACCATCAACTTTGACGCGATGTTGCTGGGTGAGCGCATCTTCTGGGATCCGGCCACCGATACGCTGACCATTAAAGGTACGCCGCCGAACCTGCGCGATCAGCTTCAGCGCCGCACCTCGGGCGGGAAATAA
- the rplY gene encoding 50S ribosomal protein L25 produces MFTIEAEVRNVQGKGASRRLRNANKFPAIVYGGEAAPVAIELDHDKLWNLQTKAEFYSEVLTIVVGGKEEKVKVQAVQRHAFKPKLTHIDFVRA; encoded by the coding sequence ATGTTCACTATCGAAGCAGAAGTACGTAACGTGCAGGGTAAGGGTGCGAGCCGCCGCCTGCGTAACGCTAACAAGTTCCCGGCTATCGTTTACGGTGGCGAAGCTGCTCCAGTTGCAATCGAACTGGATCACGACAAACTGTGGAACCTGCAGACCAAAGCTGAATTCTACAGCGAAGTTCTGACCATCGTTGTTGGCGGTAAAGAAGAAAAAGTGAAAGTTCAGGCTGTTCAGCGTCACGCGTTCAAGCCAAAACTGACTCACATCGACTTCGTTCGCGCGTAA
- a CDS encoding YejL family protein, giving the protein MPQHSRYSDEHVEQLLSELVNVLEKHKTPTDLSLMVLGNMVTNLINTSVAPAQRQAIAKSFAQALQSSVSNDPAH; this is encoded by the coding sequence ATGCCACAACATTCCCGCTACAGTGATGAACACGTTGAACAACTGCTCAGTGAGCTGGTCAACGTACTGGAAAAACATAAAACGCCGACCGATCTCTCCCTGATGGTTTTGGGAAATATGGTCACCAACCTGATTAACACCAGCGTTGCTCCGGCTCAGCGTCAGGCGATCGCAAAATCTTTCGCCCAGGCTTTACAGTCGTCCGTCAGCAACGACCCGGCCCATTAA
- a CDS encoding Bcr/CflA family multidrug efflux MFS transporter: MTTRPHSSFKIVFILGLLAMLMPLSIDMYLPALPVISAQFGVPAGSAQMTLSTYILGFALGQLFYGPMADSLGRKPVILGGTLVFAAAAVACALAQTIDHLIIMRFFHGLAAAAASVVINALMRDIYPKEEFSRMMSFVMLVTTIAPLVAPMAGGAVLVWFSWHVIFWILALAALLASAMIFFFIDETLPVERRQKFHIRTTIGNFASLFRHKRVLSYMLASGFSFAGMFSFLSAGPFVYIELNHVSPQHFGYYFALNIVFLFIMTIINSRFVRRVGALNMFRAGLWIQFVMAIWLVVSAFLGVGFWALVVGVAAFVGCVSMVSSNAMAVILDEFPHMAGTASSLAGTFRFGIGAIVGALLSMATFTTAWPMLWAMAFCATSSILFYLYASRPRKAAH; the protein is encoded by the coding sequence GTGACCACCAGGCCACACTCGTCGTTCAAAATCGTCTTCATTCTTGGCCTGCTGGCCATGCTGATGCCGCTGTCTATTGATATGTACCTGCCCGCGCTGCCGGTCATTTCCGCGCAGTTTGGCGTTCCGGCGGGCAGCGCGCAGATGACGCTCAGCACCTATATTCTCGGCTTTGCCCTCGGCCAGCTGTTTTATGGCCCGATGGCGGACAGCCTTGGACGCAAGCCCGTTATTCTGGGCGGGACGCTGGTCTTTGCAGCCGCAGCGGTTGCCTGTGCGCTGGCGCAGACCATCGATCATCTGATTATCATGCGCTTCTTCCACGGTCTGGCGGCGGCTGCGGCAAGCGTGGTGATTAACGCCCTGATGCGCGATATCTACCCGAAGGAAGAGTTCTCCCGCATGATGTCGTTCGTGATGCTGGTGACGACGATTGCGCCGCTGGTGGCCCCGATGGCCGGTGGCGCGGTGCTGGTGTGGTTTAGCTGGCATGTGATTTTCTGGATCCTGGCCCTGGCCGCGCTGCTGGCCTCGGCGATGATCTTCTTCTTTATTGATGAAACGCTTCCCGTCGAGCGCCGTCAGAAATTCCACATCCGAACCACAATAGGCAACTTTGCCTCGCTGTTTCGCCACAAGCGCGTGCTCAGCTATATGCTGGCAAGCGGGTTCAGCTTCGCCGGGATGTTCTCCTTCCTGAGCGCCGGGCCGTTTGTCTACATTGAGCTGAACCACGTTTCGCCGCAGCACTTCGGCTACTATTTCGCGCTTAACATCGTCTTCCTGTTCATCATGACCATCATCAACAGCCGTTTTGTCCGGCGGGTGGGGGCGCTGAACATGTTCCGCGCCGGTCTGTGGATCCAGTTTGTGATGGCTATCTGGCTGGTGGTGAGCGCGTTTCTGGGCGTGGGCTTCTGGGCGCTGGTGGTCGGCGTGGCGGCCTTTGTCGGCTGCGTGTCGATGGTGTCATCTAATGCGATGGCGGTGATCCTGGATGAGTTTCCGCATATGGCGGGTACCGCCTCTTCCCTGGCGGGGACGTTCCGCTTCGGTATTGGCGCTATCGTTGGGGCGTTGCTTTCAATGGCCACCTTTACGACAGCATGGCCCATGCTGTGGGCGATGGCTTTTTGCGCAACCAGCTCGATACTCTTCTATCTTTACGCCAGTCGACCGCGAAAAGCGGCCCACTAA
- the rsuA gene encoding 16S rRNA pseudouridine(516) synthase RsuA yields MRLDKFIAQQLGVSRAIAGREIRASRVTVDGDIVRDSAFKLQPDHQVEYDGNPLTQQHGPRYFMLNKPEGYVCSTDDPDHPTVLYFLDEPVAHKLHAAGRLDIDTTGLVLMTDDGQWSHRITSPRHHCEKTYLVTLESPVSDDTAEQFTKGVQLHNEKDLTKPAVLEVIAPTEVRLTISEGRYHQVKRMFAAVGNHVVGLHRERIGAIELDPDLAPGEYRPLTEEEIASVGLPSH; encoded by the coding sequence ATGCGACTTGATAAGTTTATCGCTCAGCAACTCGGCGTAAGCCGCGCTATTGCCGGGCGCGAAATTCGCGCCAGCCGCGTTACCGTGGATGGCGACATTGTGAGAGACAGCGCGTTCAAACTGCAACCTGACCATCAGGTGGAGTATGACGGCAATCCGCTGACCCAGCAGCACGGTCCGCGCTACTTCATGCTCAATAAGCCGGAAGGCTACGTCTGCTCAACGGACGATCCCGATCACCCGACGGTGCTCTATTTCCTCGACGAACCGGTGGCGCACAAGCTGCACGCCGCAGGCCGCCTCGACATCGACACCACGGGTCTGGTGCTGATGACCGACGACGGGCAGTGGTCGCATCGCATTACTTCCCCGCGTCACCACTGCGAGAAAACCTATCTGGTCACGCTGGAGTCGCCGGTGTCGGATGACACGGCAGAGCAATTCACGAAAGGCGTTCAGCTGCATAATGAAAAAGATCTGACCAAACCCGCCGTGCTTGAGGTGATCGCGCCGACGGAGGTCCGTCTGACCATCAGCGAAGGGCGCTACCATCAGGTGAAACGTATGTTTGCCGCGGTGGGGAACCACGTTGTTGGCCTGCATCGTGAGCGGATTGGTGCGATCGAACTCGATCCCGACCTGGCGCCAGGCGAATATCGCCCGTTAACGGAAGAAGAGATCGCCAGCGTCGGTCTGCCTTCGCACTAA
- a CDS encoding DEAD/DEAH box helicase — translation MTFTLRPYQQEAVDATLAWFRKHREPAAIVLPTGAGKSLVIAELARLARGRVLVLAHVKELVAQNHAKYCALGLEADIFAAGLKRKESHGKVVFGSVQSVARNLELFRSEFSLLIVDECHRISDDDDSQYQQILAHLKAVNPHLRLLGLTATPFRLGKGWIYRYHYHGMVRGDEKALFSDCIYELPLRYMIKHGYLTPPERLDMPVVQYDFSRLQAQSNGLFSEADLNQELKKQKRITPHIISQIEEFAATRKGVMIFAATVEHAREITGLLPAGDAALITGETPGPERDGLIDAFKAQRFRYLVNVSVLTTGFDAPHVDLIAILRPTESVSLYQQIVGRGLRLAPGKTDCLILDYAGNPHDLYTPEVGAPKGKSDNVPVQVFCPACGFANTFWGKTTADGTLIEHFGRRCQGWFEDDVGHREQCDFRFRFKNCPQCNAENDIAARRCRECDTVLVDPDDMLKAALKLKDALVLRCSGMALQPGADEKGEWLKITYYDEDGADVSERFRVQTPAQRMAFEQLFIRPHTRTPGVPLRWITVADIVRQQVLLRHPDFVVARKKGQFWQVREKLFDYEGRFRRANELRG, via the coding sequence ATGACTTTTACACTTCGTCCCTATCAGCAGGAAGCCGTTGACGCCACCCTCGCCTGGTTCCGTAAACATCGCGAGCCGGCGGCGATTGTGCTCCCGACCGGCGCAGGCAAAAGCCTGGTCATCGCCGAACTGGCGCGTCTGGCCCGTGGTCGCGTGCTGGTGCTGGCACACGTCAAAGAGCTCGTCGCGCAAAACCATGCCAAGTATTGTGCGCTTGGGCTGGAAGCCGATATTTTCGCCGCCGGGCTAAAGCGCAAAGAGAGCCACGGCAAAGTGGTCTTCGGCAGCGTGCAGTCGGTGGCGCGCAATCTGGAGCTGTTTCGCAGCGAATTTTCGCTGCTGATTGTTGACGAGTGTCACCGCATCAGCGATGACGACGACAGCCAGTATCAGCAAATCCTGGCTCACCTGAAAGCGGTGAACCCTCACCTGCGCCTGCTGGGCCTGACGGCGACCCCGTTTCGCCTGGGGAAAGGCTGGATCTATCGCTACCATTATCACGGCATGGTGCGCGGCGATGAGAAGGCCCTGTTTAGCGACTGCATTTACGAACTTCCGCTGCGCTACATGATTAAACATGGCTACCTGACGCCGCCTGAACGGCTGGATATGCCGGTGGTGCAGTACGATTTCAGCCGTTTGCAGGCGCAGAGCAACGGCTTATTCAGCGAAGCGGATCTCAACCAGGAGCTGAAAAAGCAGAAGCGTATTACGCCGCATATCATCAGCCAGATTGAGGAGTTCGCCGCGACGCGCAAAGGGGTAATGATCTTTGCCGCTACGGTTGAGCACGCGCGAGAGATCACCGGGTTACTGCCCGCCGGCGACGCGGCGTTAATCACCGGCGAAACGCCCGGCCCGGAGCGCGACGGCCTGATTGACGCCTTTAAAGCCCAGCGGTTCCGCTATCTGGTAAACGTGTCGGTATTGACCACCGGCTTTGACGCCCCGCACGTCGACCTGATCGCCATTTTGCGCCCGACCGAATCGGTCAGTCTGTATCAACAAATTGTTGGCCGCGGCCTGCGCCTGGCCCCGGGAAAAACCGACTGCCTGATTCTGGATTATGCCGGTAACCCGCACGATCTCTATACGCCTGAGGTCGGCGCGCCAAAAGGAAAAAGCGACAACGTGCCCGTGCAGGTCTTTTGCCCTGCCTGCGGTTTTGCCAACACCTTCTGGGGAAAAACCACCGCCGACGGTACGCTGATCGAACACTTTGGCCGCCGCTGTCAGGGCTGGTTTGAAGATGATGTCGGGCACCGCGAGCAGTGCGATTTCCGCTTTCGGTTCAAAAACTGCCCGCAGTGCAACGCCGAAAACGACATTGCCGCCCGCCGCTGCCGGGAATGCGACACGGTGCTGGTTGACCCGGACGACATGCTGAAAGCGGCGCTAAAGCTGAAAGATGCCCTGGTGCTGCGTTGTTCCGGCATGGCACTGCAGCCCGGCGCCGATGAAAAAGGCGAGTGGTTGAAAATCACCTATTACGACGAAGACGGGGCGGACGTCAGCGAGCGCTTCCGGGTTCAGACGCCTGCCCAGCGAATGGCCTTCGAACAGCTGTTTATCCGCCCGCATACCCGCACGCCGGGCGTGCCCCTGCGCTGGATAACCGTCGCCGATATCGTGCGCCAGCAGGTGTTATTACGCCATCCGGATTTTGTCGTCGCCCGTAAGAAAGGCCAGTTCTGGCAGGTGCGCGAGAAGCTCTTTGACTACGAAGGTCGCTTCCGTCGCGCCAACGAATTGCGCGGTTAG
- the yejM gene encoding LPS biosynthesis-modulating metalloenzyme YejM, with product MVTNRQRYREKVSQMVSWGHWFALFNILLATVIGCRYLFVADWPTTLTGRIYSWISVVGHFSFLVFATYLLILFPLTFIVMSQRLMRFLSAILATVGMTLLLIDSEVFTRFHLHLNPIVWELVINPDQNETARDWQLMFISVPVILLIEMLFATWSWQKLRSLTRRRHYAKPVAALFFVSFISSHIMYIWADANFYRPITMQRANLPLSYPMTARRFLEKHGLLDAQEYQRRLIEQGNPEAVSVQYPLSDLNYRDMGRGQNVLLITVDGLNYSRFEKQMPALAAFASQNVSFTQHMSSGNTTDAGIFGLFYGISAGYMDGVLSTRTPAALITGLNQQGYQLGLFSSDGFNSPLYRQALLSDFSLPTAQNQSDAQTASQWINWLQRYAQEDNRWFSWVAFNGTTLANSNKSDFARRYGRAAGDVDAQIGRVLDALRESGKLDNTVVIVTAGHGIPLGDETKSMSWSRPNLQVPLVIHWPGTPAQRINMLTEHKDVMTTLMQRLLHVSTPANEYSQGQDLFSAARRHSWVTAAGNNTLVVTTPKLTLVLNSNGNYQTYNLQGERLKDQKPQLSLLLQVLTDEKRFIAN from the coding sequence ATGGTGACGAATCGTCAGCGCTACCGTGAAAAAGTCTCCCAGATGGTCAGCTGGGGGCACTGGTTTGCCCTGTTCAACATTCTGCTGGCGACGGTCATTGGCTGCCGTTATCTGTTTGTCGCAGACTGGCCAACAACGCTAACCGGGCGTATCTACTCCTGGATAAGCGTTGTCGGTCACTTTAGCTTTTTGGTTTTCGCCACCTATCTGCTGATCCTGTTCCCCTTGACGTTTATCGTCATGTCGCAGCGTCTGATGCGGTTCTTGTCCGCCATCCTTGCGACGGTGGGGATGACGCTGCTGCTTATCGACAGTGAAGTGTTCACCCGCTTCCACCTGCACCTCAACCCCATCGTCTGGGAACTGGTGATTAACCCCGACCAGAACGAAACGGCCCGTGACTGGCAGCTGATGTTTATCAGCGTCCCTGTGATCCTGCTGATTGAGATGCTGTTCGCCACCTGGAGCTGGCAAAAACTCCGCAGTCTGACCCGGCGACGCCATTATGCGAAGCCCGTCGCCGCGCTCTTTTTCGTCTCCTTTATCAGTTCGCACATCATGTATATCTGGGCGGATGCGAACTTCTATCGCCCTATTACCATGCAGCGCGCGAACCTGCCGCTCTCGTACCCGATGACGGCCCGTCGCTTCCTCGAGAAACACGGTCTGCTTGATGCGCAAGAGTACCAGCGCCGTCTTATCGAGCAGGGCAACCCGGAAGCCGTCAGCGTTCAGTATCCTCTGAGCGACCTGAACTACCGCGATATGGGGCGCGGGCAAAACGTCCTGCTGATCACCGTCGATGGCCTGAACTATTCCCGTTTCGAGAAGCAGATGCCTGCGCTGGCCGCTTTCGCGAGTCAGAACGTCTCGTTTACTCAGCATATGAGCTCCGGTAACACAACCGATGCGGGCATCTTTGGCCTCTTCTATGGCATTTCAGCCGGCTACATGGACGGCGTACTGTCTACCCGCACGCCTGCGGCGCTGATCACCGGGCTGAATCAGCAAGGCTATCAGCTAGGGTTGTTCTCCTCCGATGGCTTTAACAGCCCGCTCTACCGCCAGGCGCTGCTGTCCGATTTCTCACTGCCGACGGCACAAAATCAGTCCGACGCGCAGACCGCCAGCCAGTGGATAAACTGGCTGCAGCGCTACGCCCAGGAAGATAACCGCTGGTTCTCATGGGTTGCCTTTAACGGCACAACGCTTGCCAACAGCAATAAGAGTGACTTTGCGCGCCGCTACGGTCGCGCGGCTGGCGATGTTGATGCGCAGATAGGCCGCGTGCTTGACGCGCTTCGCGAGTCGGGCAAGCTGGACAATACCGTGGTGATCGTGACCGCGGGCCATGGCATCCCGCTAGGTGACGAGACGAAGAGTATGAGCTGGTCTCGCCCGAATCTGCAGGTTCCGCTGGTGATCCACTGGCCAGGCACCCCGGCGCAGCGCATCAATATGCTCACCGAGCATAAAGATGTGATGACCACCCTGATGCAACGCCTGCTGCACGTCAGCACGCCAGCAAACGAGTATTCGCAAGGTCAGGATCTCTTCAGCGCCGCGCGCCGCCACAGCTGGGTGACGGCGGCGGGGAATAATACGCTGGTGGTGACCACGCCGAAGCTGACGCTGGTGCTGAACAGCAACGGGAATTATCAGACGTATAATCTGCAGGGCGAACGGTTGAAAGACCAGAAACCGCAGCTGAGCCTGCTGCTTCAGGTCCTGACGGATGAGAAGCGCTTCATCGCTAACTGA